A stretch of DNA from Desulfobacterales bacterium:
TATTCGAGCCAAAAGCCATATTCAGCAGTTCCGCGCCATCATGGCCGAGCAGGAGGCCAGCGGCCGGAAACTCAACTTTCTGCTGCAAGAATTTAACCGGGAGTTCAACACCATGGGCGCCAAGGCCGGCAATGCCGATATTTCCCACACCATTGTCGAGGTCAAATCAGAACTTGAAAAAATGCGCGAACAAGTGCAAAACGTGGAATAATGAAAACATCGTTTTTCCCCGGGCGGCAAGAGGGCGTCGAGCGGCATACCGAACTGCGCCCCACAAGCCTTTTAAGGTGATGGAGTGATTATGGAACAGGATTTATTAAATATCGGATTCGGCAACACGGTGGTGGCGGACCGGGTGGTGGCCATTGTGTCTCCGAATTCAGCGCCCATGAAACGGCTCAAGGACCAGGCCAAGGAAAACAATCGGCTCGTGGATGTCACTCACGGCAGACGTACCCGGGCGATCATCGTCATGGACAGCAACCATATTTTTCTCTCCGCCATTCAAGCGGAAACCGTTTCTCAACGATTTGCCGCTTTAAAAGACCCCAAAAAAACAAAGCCGAGCCTTCATGCCGACGAAAACGAACTGTAATCGCGCTTCAAACGACCAATTTCCCCCTGCCAGAGGTCACATTTTTATTGTTTCCGCACCATCCGGCGCCGGAAAAACAACGATGTGCCGCGCGTTGCGGGGAAATATTCCGGATCTGCGTTATTCCATCTCCTATACCACCCGTGCGCCCAGGCCCGGAGAACAAAACGGCATCGATTATCATTTTATTACACAGGCGGAATTTAAAACCCGCTTGACCCGCGGCATGTGGGCGGAGTGGGCCGAGGTCTACGGCAACTATTACGGCACCGATGCCGAATTTCTGGAACATACCGTGGCCGCCGGAGAGGATGTGCTGCTCGATATCGATGTGCAGGGCGCCACTCAAATTGTGAAACGGTTTAGCGACAGCATCACCATTTTTATTCTGCCCCCGTCCATGGATACGCTGGCGCAGCGGTTAACCAAAAGGGGCACGGCTTCGGCCGAGGACACGAAACGACGATTGGACAGCGCGGCGGCAGAAATCGCACAGAAACACTCATACCGCCACATCATCGTCAATGATGATCTGAATAAGGCTGTCTCGGAATTAACCACCCTGGTAACGGCCTATCGGGAAGGACGGGTTTCCCCCCTCACATCAAGGCCAGAAAACGCGACCGGGCCGGTATGAAAACGGAACTCCTTTACGGCCATCATCCGGTTAGAGAGGCGCTGAAAGCCAGCCGAAGAAAGATTCATCTCCTTTACTTAAGCCGGGAGGCCGCTTCAAGCCATGCCATCCTGGCCCTTGCCGAACAACAACATATTCCGGTGGAAAGAGTAACCGGGGATAAAATACAATCCTTGACCCGGACAGACAAACATCAAGGGCTTTGCGCGGTAGTGGACGGCTTTCCCTTGACGAGCGACACGGAATTATTTAACACGATGAGCCAAACCGGCAAGCCGGCTTTTTTTCTGGTGATCGACGGCGTTCTGGACCCCCACAATCTGGGGGCGCTGATTCGCAGCGCGCTGGCCGTGGGCGTAGGAATGGTCATCACGCCGCAGGATCGAAGCGTTCCGCCGACCGCCGCCGTGTCAAAAGCATCGGCCGGCGCGCTGGAACATATCCGATTGGCGAGGGTTACCAACCTGAGCCGAACGATCGATGCGTTAAAGGAAAAAGGCTTGTGGGTCTTCGGACTTGATCGGGCGGCGGCGAGGCAACTATATGACACGGACATGACGGTCCCCACAGCCCTGGTGGTCGGCGGTGAGGAAAAAGGCATTCGGCCGCTGGTCAAAAAGCATTGCGATGGGTTGGTATCCATTCCGCAGCTGGGACCGCTTAATTCCCTGAATGCGTCGGTGGCCGGCGCCGTGGCCATGTACGAGGTTCTGCGCCAGCGAAATCGCTCGACCCCCTATCAACAAAATGAAAAAACGCTTTATTCCGCGAAAGGTGACGCATAATGGAAACAGGAAACAAAATTGTTAAAAACGCCGACGGCACCCTGACCGTCCCGAACACACCGGTCATTCCCTTTATTGAAGGGGATGGTACCGGACCCGATATCTGGCGGGCCTCCAGACGGGTCATCGACCAGGCAGTGGCGCACGCCTTCGGCGGCACCAAAAAGATTCTCTGGAAAGAACTCAATGTCGGCGAAAAGGGGTTTGAAAGAACCGGCGAGTGGCTACCGAACGAGGCCCTTGAAGCGATTCGGGAATACGTGGTCGCCATCAAGGGGCCGTTAACCACACCGGTTGGAAAAGGCATTCGAAGCCTCAATGTGACCATTCGGCAAAAACTGGATTTGTACGCCTGTGTTCGGCCGGTTCAATACATCGACCCGGTGCCAAGCCCCATGAAAGCCCCCGAGAAAATCAACATGGTGATCTTTCGGGAAAATACGGAAGATGTCTACGCGGGGATTGAATGGGCCAGCGGCAGTCCGGAAGCCGAGAAAATCGCCGCTTTTATTCGGGATCAAATGGGCGCCGAGCTTCCGCGGAATGCCGGTATCGGCATTAAGCCCATGAGCCCGCAGAACAGCAAGCGCCTGGTCGCCAGCGCCATCCTTCATGCCATCGACAACCACCTGCCCTCGGTCACCCTCATGCATAAAGGCAATATCATGAAGTTCACCGAAGGGGCCTTTGCCACCTGGGGATATGAGGTTGCAAAGGAAAAATTCGGGGACAAGACCCTTACCGAGGCCGAGCTGTGGGACACCTATGACGGCAAACAACCGGAAGGCAAAGTCGTGATCAAGGACCGGATCGCGGACATGCTCTTTCAGCAGGTGCTGCTGCGGCCGGAAGAGTATCATGTTATTGCCACGCCGAACCTGAACGGCGATTATATTTCCGATGCACTGGCCGCGCAGATCGGCGGTCTTGGTATGGCGCCGGGCGCCAATATCGGAGACACCTGCGCCGTGTTCGAGGCCACGCACGGCACCGCGCCCAAATATGCCGGACTGGATATGGTAAACCCCGGCTCTCTGATTCTCTCAGGCGCCATGATGCTCGATTATATGGGATGGAAAGCGGCCGCCGATCTGATCAGAAGCGCCCTGCAGCAAACCATTCAAAAAGGAATCGTCACCTATGACCTGGCCCGCCAGATAAAGGGGGCGACCGAGGTCAAATGCTCCCGGTTTGCCGAGGAAATAGTCAATCAAATGGGATAACCCGAAGGAAGGGCCGATGGGAATGGCGCCGTCTCGGGTCCGCTGTGCTGGGCCTGCTGCTGCCGTTAAGATGCCGGGCTTGCGGGCAGGCATTTCATTCTTTCCCTGAAAACCCGGGAACACCGGTGATAGGGGGCGCTTCGCCTGTCGACGAGGGGCGGGTTCCCATGATGAATGGCTTATGGTGCCCGGCTTGTATGTCTCGGTTCAGGCCGATCAGCTCTCCGCTGTGCAGCCGGTGCGGCATCCTGTTTACCAGCCGGGAAGGGGCGGATCATCTTTGCGGCGATTGCATTTCAGCGCCCGGGCATTTTGCCCGCGCTCGGGCCGCCGGTGTGTATGACGGCCCCCTCATGGCGATGGTTCACAGCCTGAAGTACAAAGAGAACACCACCCTGGCGCGCCCGTTGAGCAGCCTGCTTTATGTCGCATTTCAACGGTTTTGGAAGTCCGAAAGCATTGATCTTGTGCTGCCGGTGCCCCTGCATCGAAAGCGAATGCGACGGCGTGGATTCAATCAGGCCTGGCTGCTGATTCGGGACTGGCCGGATCGGTTTCAAAAGACCTATGGTAAGGCGTGCGGAATCGAAGTGCAAAACGAATACCTTTTCCGCCACCGGCCGACCGCGCCGCAAACCGGCCTGGGAAAGCACCACCGGCAGCACAATATTTTAAATGCATTTTCCGTGACGCCGGCAGCCGGAATCACCGGCAAGCGCATCCTTTTGGTGGACGATGTCTTCACCACGGGCGCCACCGTCAACGAATGCGCCCGGGTGCTTCTGGCAGCCGGTGCCCGGCAGGTGGATGTGTTGACCTTGGCAAGAACGATGTGAGCCGATTGTGCGTGGCGGCTGAAAAAAACGGGTGGTGTGTGTTGATTGAAAAGCAGGTTGAGGGGGTATCGTATTATGAGTTCCCTCATTTTTCAGAAATTGCGGGGCTGCGCCATGGCGTTTTTACGCGAAAGGGCGGTCACAGCCGCGGGCCGTATGCGAGCTTGAATGTGGGGCGGTCGGTGGGCGATTCGCCCGAGGCCGTAGAAAAAAACCGGCTTGCGGTGCGGCGCGCTCTTGCCGATGCCAGCTTAATATTTATTCACCAGGTGCACGGCAGCGACATTGTCGTTTTCGAGGGGCATTCCCCGGAGATGCCCCCGATCATTCCCCCCGTGGGCGACGCTGTCATCACCAATGTCCCCGGCGCCCATCTCGTTATTCAAGCGGCGGATTGTCAATCCGTCATGCTGGTTGATCCGGTTCACACCGCCATTGCCAACATTCATTCCGGATGGCGGGGCAGTATTCAAAACATTGTCGAGCGGACCGTGGAAAAATTGGCAGCGGTGTTCGGCTCGCGGCCCTGCGACCTGTTGGCAGGAATCGGGCCGTCGCTCGGTCCCTGTTGCGCGGAATTCATCCATTATAGAGAGGAAATCCCCGAAGCGCTATGGCAATATAGAACCAGGTCGTGTTATTTTGATTTCTGGGCCATCAGCCGGAACCAATTGCAGGCTGCCGGCGTCATGGCACACAATATTCACCAAAGCAACCTGTGTACCCGGTGCCGAACCGATCTTTTTTTCTCTTATCGGGCCGAAAAAAACACAGGCCGGTTTGCCGCTGTCATCGGCCTGACCGGGGTAACGGATTAATTCACCATGATACAAGAAAGTGCGAACGTTCTGTGGAACCGGCCCAAAGGGCCCGCCTATTACAGCCTGGGGTTGGCGTGCAAGGGCTATGCACAAGCCATACCGGGCCAGTTTGTGATGCTTCGCATCTCACAGCAACACGCCCCTCTGCTTCGCAGGCCGTTTTCCATTCACCGGTTGATTATTCAAAAGGGACAATGCGTCGGCATCGAACTTTTATATAAGGTGGTGGGCGTGGGAACAAGACTGCTTTCCAGTGCACGGAAAGGAGATTTGCTGGATATACTGGGACCCATTGGAAACGGTTTTCGCATTCCGGACCGATATCACACCGTCTACCTGGTCGGCGGCGGCATCGGTGTCCCGCCGCTGGTGTTTCTGGCCACGCAGCTGGTGCAATCCGGCATGTCGCCTGCCGCATGCCGCATGTTTTTAGGCGGCCGGTCAGAGGAGGATCTGCTGTGCATCGAGG
This window harbors:
- a CDS encoding DUF370 domain-containing protein — protein: MEQDLLNIGFGNTVVADRVVAIVSPNSAPMKRLKDQAKENNRLVDVTHGRRTRAIIVMDSNHIFLSAIQAETVSQRFAALKDPKKTKPSLHADENEL
- the gmk gene encoding guanylate kinase produces the protein MPTKTNCNRASNDQFPPARGHIFIVSAPSGAGKTTMCRALRGNIPDLRYSISYTTRAPRPGEQNGIDYHFITQAEFKTRLTRGMWAEWAEVYGNYYGTDAEFLEHTVAAGEDVLLDIDVQGATQIVKRFSDSITIFILPPSMDTLAQRLTKRGTASAEDTKRRLDSAAAEIAQKHSYRHIIVNDDLNKAVSELTTLVTAYREGRVSPLTSRPENATGPV
- the rlmB gene encoding 23S rRNA (guanosine(2251)-2'-O)-methyltransferase RlmB; this encodes MKTELLYGHHPVREALKASRRKIHLLYLSREAASSHAILALAEQQHIPVERVTGDKIQSLTRTDKHQGLCAVVDGFPLTSDTELFNTMSQTGKPAFFLVIDGVLDPHNLGALIRSALAVGVGMVITPQDRSVPPTAAVSKASAGALEHIRLARVTNLSRTIDALKEKGLWVFGLDRAAARQLYDTDMTVPTALVVGGEEKGIRPLVKKHCDGLVSIPQLGPLNSLNASVAGAVAMYEVLRQRNRSTPYQQNEKTLYSAKGDA
- the icd gene encoding isocitrate dehydrogenase (NADP(+)); the protein is METGNKIVKNADGTLTVPNTPVIPFIEGDGTGPDIWRASRRVIDQAVAHAFGGTKKILWKELNVGEKGFERTGEWLPNEALEAIREYVVAIKGPLTTPVGKGIRSLNVTIRQKLDLYACVRPVQYIDPVPSPMKAPEKINMVIFRENTEDVYAGIEWASGSPEAEKIAAFIRDQMGAELPRNAGIGIKPMSPQNSKRLVASAILHAIDNHLPSVTLMHKGNIMKFTEGAFATWGYEVAKEKFGDKTLTEAELWDTYDGKQPEGKVVIKDRIADMLFQQVLLRPEEYHVIATPNLNGDYISDALAAQIGGLGMAPGANIGDTCAVFEATHGTAPKYAGLDMVNPGSLILSGAMMLDYMGWKAAADLIRSALQQTIQKGIVTYDLARQIKGATEVKCSRFAEEIVNQMG
- a CDS encoding ComF family protein codes for the protein MLPVCRGNSQSNGITRRKGRWEWRRLGSAVLGLLLPLRCRACGQAFHSFPENPGTPVIGGASPVDEGRVPMMNGLWCPACMSRFRPISSPLCSRCGILFTSREGADHLCGDCISAPGHFARARAAGVYDGPLMAMVHSLKYKENTTLARPLSSLLYVAFQRFWKSESIDLVLPVPLHRKRMRRRGFNQAWLLIRDWPDRFQKTYGKACGIEVQNEYLFRHRPTAPQTGLGKHHRQHNILNAFSVTPAAGITGKRILLVDDVFTTGATVNECARVLLAAGARQVDVLTLARTM
- the pgeF gene encoding peptidoglycan editing factor PgeF, which gives rise to MSRLCVAAEKNGWCVLIEKQVEGVSYYEFPHFSEIAGLRHGVFTRKGGHSRGPYASLNVGRSVGDSPEAVEKNRLAVRRALADASLIFIHQVHGSDIVVFEGHSPEMPPIIPPVGDAVITNVPGAHLVIQAADCQSVMLVDPVHTAIANIHSGWRGSIQNIVERTVEKLAAVFGSRPCDLLAGIGPSLGPCCAEFIHYREEIPEALWQYRTRSCYFDFWAISRNQLQAAGVMAHNIHQSNLCTRCRTDLFFSYRAEKNTGRFAAVIGLTGVTD
- a CDS encoding dihydroorotate dehydrogenase electron transfer subunit; amino-acid sequence: MIQESANVLWNRPKGPAYYSLGLACKGYAQAIPGQFVMLRISQQHAPLLRRPFSIHRLIIQKGQCVGIELLYKVVGVGTRLLSSARKGDLLDILGPIGNGFRIPDRYHTVYLVGGGIGVPPLVFLATQLVQSGMSPAACRMFLGGRSEEDLLCIEDFKSLGIAVHITTDDGSAGDHCLVTHPLETAVAQSPPDGIYACGPLPMLACIVGISEKYAVACQVSIESMMACGMGACLGCAVPKRNDPDRYWHVCKDGPVFDAADVSL